From Oceanispirochaeta sp., a single genomic window includes:
- the glpK gene encoding glycerol kinase GlpK: MDYIIALDQGTTSSRALIVDKSGKIIGMSQQEFTQIFPREQWVEHDPEEIWECQKNMLMKVLDETKISLDEMAAIGITNQRETTVVWDKKTGKPVYNAIVWQCKRTADICYKIRELGYESLFREKTGLPMDAYFSGSKIRWILENVSGAREKAEAGDLLFGNIDSWLIWKLTAGKVHVTDMTNACRTLMFNIHTLKWDKELLEILQIPSSMLPEVKSSSEIYGTTDKALFGVEIPIAGIAGDQQSALFGQMCLDRGDVKNTYGTGCFMLMNTGETPITSSKGLLTTIALNRNGKTTYALEGSIFMGGAVVQWLRDNLNLIKNASECDSLAEETENNGGVYLVPAFQGLGAPYWNMEARASISGLTRGTDKRHICRAALESIAYRSWDIMKIMQEESQIPIKSIRVDGGASRSNILMQFQSDISDSEVIRPLSIETTALGAAYLAGLAVGFWKSMDEISKIWKEDKVFKPSMKEEDRISLYNGWKFAVQKSLN, from the coding sequence ATGGATTATATCATCGCTTTAGATCAAGGAACGACTAGCTCAAGGGCTCTCATCGTAGATAAATCAGGAAAAATTATCGGCATGTCGCAACAGGAGTTTACTCAGATATTCCCTCGGGAACAGTGGGTGGAACATGATCCGGAAGAAATTTGGGAATGCCAGAAGAATATGCTCATGAAAGTGCTGGATGAAACGAAGATCAGCCTGGATGAAATGGCTGCCATCGGTATTACCAATCAGAGAGAGACGACTGTCGTCTGGGACAAAAAGACAGGAAAGCCTGTGTACAATGCCATTGTATGGCAGTGCAAGCGGACTGCCGATATCTGTTACAAAATTCGTGAACTAGGCTATGAGTCCCTCTTCCGTGAAAAGACCGGGCTCCCCATGGATGCCTATTTTTCCGGTTCCAAGATTCGTTGGATATTGGAGAATGTCAGCGGTGCCAGAGAAAAAGCCGAAGCAGGGGATCTTCTCTTTGGAAACATCGACAGCTGGCTGATCTGGAAATTAACCGCTGGAAAGGTCCATGTAACGGATATGACCAATGCCTGCCGAACCTTAATGTTTAATATCCATACCTTGAAATGGGATAAGGAACTACTGGAAATACTGCAGATCCCCTCGTCAATGCTGCCTGAAGTCAAGTCCTCCAGTGAGATCTATGGAACCACTGATAAGGCACTCTTCGGTGTTGAAATCCCCATTGCCGGTATTGCCGGTGACCAGCAGTCTGCCCTCTTCGGTCAGATGTGCCTTGACAGGGGTGATGTGAAAAATACCTACGGAACCGGCTGTTTTATGCTGATGAATACGGGAGAAACACCCATAACTTCAAGCAAAGGGCTGCTGACAACCATTGCATTGAACAGGAATGGAAAAACGACCTACGCCCTGGAAGGAAGTATTTTTATGGGTGGAGCCGTGGTCCAATGGCTTCGGGATAATCTGAATCTGATTAAGAATGCCTCGGAATGTGATTCCCTGGCTGAAGAAACAGAGAATAACGGCGGTGTTTATCTTGTTCCTGCTTTTCAGGGCCTGGGAGCGCCCTATTGGAACATGGAAGCCAGAGCCTCTATCAGCGGATTAACCAGAGGCACGGATAAAAGGCATATCTGCCGGGCGGCTCTTGAATCGATAGCCTACAGATCCTGGGATATTATGAAGATAATGCAGGAAGAATCTCAAATTCCAATTAAAAGCATCAGAGTCGATGGCGGGGCATCGCGAAGCAATATTCTCATGCAGTTTCAAAGTGATATATCCGATAGTGAAGTTATCCGGCCCCTTTCCATCGAAACGACCGCCCTTGGAGCGGCATATCTTGCAGGTTTGGCCGTGGGTTTCTGGAAATCCATGGATGAAATAAGTAAAATTTGGAAAGAAGACAAGGTTTTTAAACCATCGATGAAGGAAGAAGATCGTATTTCATTATATAATGGATGGAAATTTGCTGTTCAAAAGAGCCTGAACTAA
- a CDS encoding cyclic nucleotide-binding domain-containing protein encodes MNLIKVATGLFWLEIPEKDLFLMCGCPMDSIKHLENMNFIHRIDRDDCYMESGPNAILLSDLAVQNGYFSNLAEFPILHMMYKQGMALPGHPGNKGTSPWLIGTSDQVNAQNQYIFRGNYGLSSRAEFEEAGCTKDEVDLMWNLKMKFNFNKILKPEDLLDTTIIDDEAVELRPDVFLKRTGLNCYKLSYNDETVDIDLNLKDDELYEPPYALESRKVSRENFSIIHVGEGNGWDNTRPCMGSIICFEGKIYLIDAGPNIEYSLNALGISVNDVEGIFHTHIHDDHFAGLTYLIMADHKIKYYATETVMATARKKLAALMGQDISIFDLVLDPIILDCHAWNNVNGLEVKPLFSPHPVETSIFYFRVMSSSGYKSYGHLADIVSSKILKSFISDNPQEGIAQEFYDDVWNSYKQYADIKKIDVGGGMVHGEAGDFKNDPSGILILSHLDRPLNVQEKRIGTNVDFGSAHVLIPASVNYLRLHASRILNSYFPDAGISDIEMLLECPIIEFPANTVIAEDSTQMKEVFLILSGKVDYVFSDNGASHEMTAGSTVGLMNGLWNEPIKGTYRASALAETLIIPKNVFLKFMKKTDVMDQLIKVSRIIFDLRNTQLLGSRISNLKLVRLAQRAATVNLLPGDTVPGGWPKDLFILKKGSVNIYNGKKKIGSIKKWDSWGGYPVFSKRKDLNIDARISGKTPCDFYRISYDVLKDIPVVQWKLFQQWSCWDAHY; translated from the coding sequence ATGAATTTAATTAAGGTTGCAACAGGTCTCTTTTGGTTGGAGATCCCGGAAAAAGATCTCTTCCTTATGTGCGGTTGTCCCATGGACAGCATAAAGCATCTGGAAAATATGAATTTTATTCATAGAATCGATAGAGATGACTGTTATATGGAAAGCGGGCCTAATGCCATCCTCCTTTCGGACCTGGCAGTTCAAAACGGTTACTTTAGTAATCTGGCTGAATTTCCAATCCTTCACATGATGTATAAACAGGGCATGGCTCTTCCGGGTCACCCTGGAAACAAGGGAACAAGTCCCTGGCTGATTGGTACATCCGATCAGGTTAACGCTCAGAATCAATATATTTTCAGAGGCAATTACGGTCTGTCTTCGCGCGCAGAATTTGAAGAGGCAGGCTGTACTAAAGATGAAGTAGACCTCATGTGGAATCTGAAAATGAAATTTAACTTCAATAAGATTCTTAAACCGGAAGACCTGTTAGACACAACTATCATTGACGATGAGGCAGTGGAACTCCGTCCTGATGTATTTCTAAAAAGGACAGGATTAAACTGTTATAAACTTAGTTATAACGATGAAACAGTGGACATCGACCTCAATTTGAAGGACGATGAACTCTATGAACCGCCCTATGCGCTTGAGTCCCGAAAAGTCAGCAGAGAGAATTTTTCAATCATTCATGTGGGAGAGGGGAATGGATGGGATAATACCAGACCCTGTATGGGAAGCATCATATGTTTTGAAGGAAAAATATATCTGATAGATGCCGGTCCCAATATCGAATATTCACTGAATGCCCTTGGAATCAGTGTGAATGATGTAGAAGGGATTTTCCATACACACATTCATGATGACCATTTTGCCGGCTTGACCTATCTGATCATGGCTGACCATAAAATAAAATATTATGCAACCGAAACTGTCATGGCAACAGCCCGCAAAAAATTGGCGGCACTGATGGGGCAGGATATTTCCATTTTTGATCTGGTTTTGGATCCAATCATTCTTGACTGTCATGCCTGGAATAATGTAAACGGTCTGGAAGTTAAACCGCTTTTTTCACCCCATCCGGTTGAGACATCCATCTTTTATTTCAGGGTCATGAGTTCTTCAGGATATAAATCCTATGGTCATCTTGCTGATATTGTCTCCAGCAAAATTCTTAAAAGTTTTATAAGTGATAATCCCCAGGAAGGAATCGCTCAGGAATTTTATGATGATGTCTGGAACAGTTATAAGCAGTATGCTGATATCAAAAAGATTGATGTCGGCGGTGGCATGGTTCATGGAGAAGCCGGTGATTTTAAAAATGATCCTTCGGGGATTCTGATTCTGAGTCACCTTGACCGGCCTTTGAATGTACAGGAAAAAAGAATTGGAACTAATGTGGACTTTGGTTCTGCCCATGTTCTGATACCTGCTTCTGTAAATTATTTAAGGCTTCATGCCTCCAGAATCCTGAACTCTTATTTCCCGGATGCAGGGATATCCGATATAGAAATGCTTCTGGAGTGTCCCATCATCGAATTCCCAGCTAATACTGTCATTGCTGAAGACAGTACTCAGATGAAAGAGGTTTTTCTGATTCTTTCAGGAAAAGTCGATTATGTTTTTTCAGATAACGGTGCAAGTCATGAGATGACCGCCGGGAGTACCGTCGGACTAATGAACGGATTGTGGAATGAACCTATCAAGGGAACATATAGGGCCAGTGCCTTGGCGGAGACCCTGATCATCCCTAAAAATGTGTTCCTCAAGTTCATGAAAAAGACGGATGTCATGGATCAATTGATAAAGGTCAGCAGAATTATATTTGATCTGCGGAATACTCAATTATTGGGGTCTAGAATCTCTAATTTAAAACTCGTGAGACTGGCTCAGAGGGCCGCCACGGTCAATCTTCTTCCTGGTGATACAGTTCCCGGGGGATGGCCGAAGGATCTTTTCATTTTAAAAAAGGGTAGTGTGAATATTTATAACGGAAAAAAGAAGATTGGAAGTATAAAAAAATGGGATTCCTGGGGTGGATACCCGGTTTTTTCGAAACGAAAAGATCTGAATATTGATGCCAGGATCAGCGGTAA